ACGGAGAACCGTCGCACGGAGGCTGCCGCGATGATCCTCGGTGACGTCCCGGCCAACTGGGAAGGCCACTTCCCCAGCGCGGCTCGCATTTCCACCTGGATGCAGGCGTTGGTCAGCAAGGCCGTCACCATCGGCGAGTGGCAGAAGATGATGGCAAACGGCACCTTCACAAATGCCACACTCGACCTCTCCAAATTCATGCGGGCAAAGACTTTCCTAaacgcgctgcggcaggagaCGGCGCACGCCATCCAGCAGCCGCTAGtgtcgctggtgctggtggcgacCACATCTACGCCCCCAGCCGATGCGCCATTAGTGACGCACCTCGAAGGCCTCATGCTGCAGGGTGCTGTGCTGGACGATGCAGATCTACTAGaggccatcgccaccgctgaTGAGCCGGCATTTTTTCCCATCAAGAAGGCCTTCGTTGCGTGgatggcgtcgccgccgatgctCAAGGCCTCAGTGCGAGTGCCTGTCTACGCGAACACCACAAAAGAGGACTTCGTCTGCGACTTTGTGCTCTCGTGCGCGGACGAAGTAGCCGCGCAGAACTTTGTGCTCTCTGGCGTGTCGATCGTGCTGGAGCAGTAGACCCACACACTGCAGCATCGTTCGCGGGGTTTTCGtatgcgtctgtgcgtgtgcgttgggACTTCGTCAGCCCAATGCTCGCTCgcccgctctctctgtggaCCCCATTtatggtggtggtgagcggccgctgcgtcgTGTATGGGAGGGAGCTCGCGCACTTTGTTTTGTGTTATTTGTTCGGCTCTTTGGTGCAGCCGCGTCTTGACGTGGTGTGTAGTGGGGTCGGCTACGAAACTAAAAGAGTCACGTGGCTAGACAACGCATATGGCATGCGGTCATGAAAGTTGGTGAGGTGATGCGTACATGTATATGGCGGATGGCggcccacgcacgcgctccccTAGCACGGCGTCAGTCGTGCCGCGGCGCATACCGTACACTGGTGCCATGTCTTCTCTGGGTTGAGTGTGTTTATTCTTTTGGCTGTCTTCTTTCTGCAGTGCGAGTGTTGCCGATGTACACATACAAGCATGTCAGCACACACAAATGGATACATGACTGTGCTGATCACAGTGTATccatcctccccctccccctttggGAAATGAGACGACAGCAAGCAAGCACGCCAGCAAGATAGCTGTGCCTTTGCCAGAGCATGCCTatgtttgtgcgtgtgccttgCTGTCCATGTCGACGGCTTACCGCGGAATCACCGCTGAGGGCCAAAAAATGACGAGCACTTGGTGCTCATCAGCGAGTGCTGAGACGGCGGCCTTGCCGGCAAAGAACAGCGATCCACCGCGTTCCCGTGGGACCACACTCGCCTTCCCTCGCCCGACCCTACCCCCGGCTGTCTTGTGCTATCTTCCACCGAGTCTCCACTCACCTCCTACCCCATCGTCGCTGATAGTGAAgtccacacacagacaccatACCACACATATCGCTATTATCAGCCTGAACTGTAAGGCACCGTATCGTGTCATGTACGGTGACAAGGGCCCGCCCAAGGGCTACAGCGTCCCTCGGTTCGACACCAACGCCTCCAAGCGATGTCAGACATGTTCAAGCACGGAGCATTGGACCTTTGAGTGTCCACTGAAAAAATCGGCCACATTGTCTGCCAAGAagagcgccgccacgacgGTGAAGCTGAGCCGAAGTCAGATGCTCAGGTACGGGATAAAGCAGAAGTCTGCCAATTTTGTGCCAGAGCCCACGGAACGCGAGGTGTTCGATGCGGAGCTGAAGGAACTGCGCAACGTGCTGACGGCGGAGGTGCGTCAAGAGGTCAAGGCGAAAAAGTCTGCGGCACACAAGAGTGGGAATGACGGCAAGATGCAcgaggcaccgctgcccttcGCAGCACCCAAAAAGGAGCCGCTCTCTGACTCCGTCATCAAGAAGGAGCGCAccgaggagggagagtgaTGGGCGGGGTAGAGGAGCCCAGAAGTCAGCGCCAGTCCTTGGATAGGTGTTGACGCGCGACATGAGTAGCTTGTGAAACACAATCAGGTCGATTTGGCTCGCTCTTTTGGCGATTTGCTGTGGCCTgaccgcctctctccttctcccaCGCACCTGCTTGCCTCCGTCGCTGCATGTGCGAGAGTCGCAAaggcacaaaaaaaaacgacatGTGCAGAAAAAAGAAGACTCCGCGTACACGTGGCGTCGTTTGAAGGGCGAAGAGGCACTTGCGTGGAGATGTTGCCCCACAGTGCCTCTTGCCCCCGCGCCCATGATGTTAGTAGGAGTTGTGCTGAGCAAGACAGGGTtgtttctccctcccccttgcctGTTGCTCTTGTCACGCTGTGTGCAGCCGCACACCAGAGCTCCGCACAAACCCATATCTCGTTCTCTCGCTTGCTCGGTCGTTTCTCGTCTTGCGTCGCcggtttctttttttgcATTGGGCGGATCTTCTCTTGTCGGACGCTCGCTGTCGCCATGAAGACGACGCTGAATAGGAACTGGATACCactggagcggctgccgctccgccctcctccctccttcccacATTTAGCTTTGTTGTACATATGTAGCGGCACGTATTCAAGTATACGGACGTCAACGCACGCGCGATATGCTGGTTGCGTGTTTTGACCGTCGACTTTGATTTTCTCCTATTTTCTTTTCCGTTAATGGGATCCAGGATCCTCTGGCGCAatgtgcgccgccacgcccgGCCGCTCAGCTTAGGGCTACTCATTCTTCACGTACTCACCGTCACACACTGGTGGATGGTGGCCGTGCATCTCCCCCGAAACAATACTTCACGTCTGCCCCTCACCCCGGACTACAATGATGCCGCGCTGCCCAGGGTGTCACGGGAATCGTGGTGGGCGAAGCTGCGTGAGCAAACCCCACCACCGTTTGCTcatccaccgccgccgcctctgcacaACGAGGAGCCGACTCTGCCGCCGGAGAGAGTAGCAGTTAtctccacctccgcgccCTCTGTGCCTCAGCGGCCGCCTGTGTGGAACACTGCGCCGCCAACCGAAGCGCAAGAAAGCACGAAAGGCGTCCCCCGCTTGCCACCGGAGCGGATCAGTGGGCCTGACATCTCGACAACCAGCGCTTTGCCGACTCTCTCCCCGGAGGACACCATCGCCACCTTTTACGCACAGCTTGCCGTCTTTGAGGGGAATTTGCAGATCAAGGATGTAAAAGGCAACCCCGATCAGCCCACCAAGGACTTCGTCGACATCGACGCAGACGATGGAACCGGAGTACCCCTCCCGTACGACCCGTACTATATCGAGAACCCTGCACGCTGGACGGCGTGCGACCCTCGCAacgcctccttctccgttGAGCGGGATCGGCTGTGTCAGGAGTACCTGCGCAATCAGAACAACATGCGCAGTATAAAGGCAATGTCGTCGAAGCTTCTGCAGGGCCGCACTATCAAGATGCAAATCACGTACGCGCACAACGATCTCAGAGCCATTGTAAAGCTGTCGCAGCGAAAGTTTATCTACGAGGCCGTCAGCGAGTACTGGGCCTATTCATTTGACCGCGCGCTCGAGTTCAATCGGGTGCCGACATCGGTGTTCGTGCCTATACCGCTGGACTACTTGCGAGTCGCCGTCGCCTACTCACCGCTCTTCTCACAGTGGTTCCACCGCTTTGTCGTCTTGTACAACCACACGAACCGCAACTTTGTCCAGTGCGCGTACTACACGCGGCAGGTGTCGGAGTGCAGCATGGCGACGTTGCAGCTTTGGATGAAGGATGTCCACCCCGTGCTCGACACGTTTCTGGCCATCCCGTACGAAATCGACAACTCTTTCATCCGCAAGTACTACATTCCTGGCCACGAGCTCTTCGCCGGCACCAAGCGGGCACGGCTGCGCGCCGTTGGCGAGCTTCTGGATCGCAGCGTGTTCGACTTCCTCATCGGCAACTCTGACCGCGGCACCAATAACCACAACAACTTCGCTTACGGTGGGTGCAGCACCGAAACGGAGTGCGAGCTCGAGAAGTCAGAGAACCGCATCAAAGGTCTGGCCAAGTACGCCTACCTCGACCACGGAAGCAGTCTTTATTCGCACAAGGAGCCGTTGGAGAATCCGTTCTTCGGCGACGCCGATCGAGTGAGCATCTGCCGCTTCCGCCGATCCACCTTCGAGCACCTCGCCAAGTACACCTCCACGGAGCGCGCGCACTACCCTCTCATCGCGCATGTCGAGCACTCCATACCGGCGGCCGCCTATGAAGTCAGCCACGAATCCGTCATTCGTAAAGTGCAGGTGCGCCTTGACAAGATCGTGTACATCGTCAACCGCTGCCGGGTCAAGTACACCGACAACGAGGTGTTCTCGATGCCGGAGTACGACTCGGTGCGTATTCCGGAGGAGGACGCAACGCTCGGTGACGAGTGGGACTGAAGCAGAGCATGCTGTGCGCGATTACGTTCccgcgtttttttttcctgtgaagcggcagctccccacccccttgcAACTCCCCGCCTGTCGAATAGAAtggtatatatatatatatacgtgtgtgtgtgtgtgttttgttttcctccTACCCTCttccccgcctctctctgcgctccTGTGTGGAGGATGTGTTGGGGGGACTGGCAACTACGCCTCTGCGAGTCAGCCCGTACCCTCGCGCCTTACATCCCGCTCATTGCATGTTTACCCCAACGTGATGGAACAGCGTACGCTGCACTGGTATTCGTGTATGTACGTGCATCCTGAACGATACATGAAGAACACAAAACAGAAGAGCAAGACGTCCTTGCGAGCGTTGCAACGGCACTCTCATCACTGCGTGTAGACGGTCTTTTCTCCTCACGCGAGTGGTGTCTAGGCGGTACGTCCGCTGAAAGGGCGAATGGTGGCGTGGGGCGCTTGTCTCGAAAGTGGAGACGACGCTGTTTGAAGCTCCGGGTGCGCTACGATATCATACGGCTAAGAGCGCTTTCCTACTCCTCTCACGTAAACAAAGTCGTCCCCTCGGCGCCCCATGACGCGCGTGTACAACTGGAACAAGTGACGACGCAAGCAAGGGGCATCCATTGACGTGAGACACAGCAGCCCTCCTTCCCGTTCCACCCCttcctcaccaccaccgcgtcgGTTCATGGCAccccttctctgtctctcctggtcgcacccgctgctccaccgcgctcccccttcccttgtTAGCTTGTGTGAGAGGGAAGTGGAGGTCTCATGctcaggcacacgcgcgtcaCAGAATACGTACATACACCGCTTagttgcgcgtgtgtctcctgtttgttttttttgctttATTCGGTCACACCATTACCGCGGTCCCTGCTTGACGGGCGCGTGCCGGCTCGTGTCTTTGCGCCGCATCCCTCACCCACGCTCCTACCTACACCCTCAGCGTTGCAGACAGAGATCGATACAATTTAGTGCACCTCCGTTGCATCTGAGTCCGTGGTGTGGAAATTTCGAATCGACGCGTTCCTGTTCCGCTACCACGCgccactctccctctccctctcttgaGCGCTTGATCGGCTTCGGCGCCACGAGTGTGCTTGTCATTCAGCGGTGTCTTAGGTGGGGCGCATCTTTGTCGGCCTCCCCGTCCTCCGGTTTTtccttctgttttttttgaGTTCAACTCAGCGTCTCGCATGCGCGCCATGAACCTCGATGCCtgggaggagaaggtgcgccttgtgcagccgctggagaTGAAGGAAATGCAGCTTCTGCTTCGCACAGCCGTAAATCTGCTCATCGAGGAGAGCAACGTGCAAGTGGTGCACCTCCCTGTTACCATCTGCGGTGACATTCACGGTCAGTTCCTCGACCTTCTGCGACTCTTCGAGGTGGCAGGAGAAATTCGTCGTGAGACGGGCAGCATGAACTACATCTTCCTAGGCGACCTCGTCGATCGGGGGCGCAACAGTGTCGAGGTACTCACCTTTCTTTTGATTATGAAGCTCAAATACCCGCACAAAATCACTCTCATCCGCGGCAACCACGAAACGCGGCAAGTCACCACCATGTACGGCTTCTACGATGAGTGCGCCGAGAAGTACGGCACGGTGGAGATATGGAAACTGTGCACAGAGGTGTTTGACTGCATGCCGATTGCCGCACTTATCGAGGGCAAAAGTCTTTGCATTCACGGTGGCCTGTCTCCTGAAATCCGTGCGGTCGATCAAATTCGGTTGCTGAACCGGCGGCAAGAGATTCCGAACGAAGGACCCTTCTCTGACCTCGTCTGGTCGGATCCGGAGAATGTGGACGGCTGGGTGGTGTCGCAGCGTGGAGCCGGCTTTCTTTTTggcgcctccgtcgcgcaAGAGTTCATCCACCGCAACCGGCTCAACCTCATCGCCCGCGCCCATCAGCTCGTACACGAGGGATTCAAGTACCACTTTGACGAGGAATACCTCTGCACAGTGTGGTCAGCGCCAAACTACTGCTATCGATGCGGCAACCTCGCCAGTGTTCTGCGCATCTACGGGGACCACTCGCGCGAGTTTGTCGTCTTtaaggaggtggaggcacAGATCGCCATCTCTGACGAGCCAAGGACGAAGGAGCCGGCCTACTTTCTGTAGCGCggtcccccctcctctcgccccACTTCATGTGCCTGCTGGTCGCTGGGTGTTCTGAGCTGACGGCACGGCAGTCTTGCGGTCTTCAATTTTTTCTCTTTGCGCTCTGGCACATTCAGCGTATGTGTCTAGGTCTCCCCTGGAGAGGaatctctcccctcctctctctctgcctctctgtctctctctctctctgaaTCGGCAGATAACGAAGTGCTCATGGAGAACGGAtgcgccacccccctcccctcctcaccccgAAGggcgcttctctctcgcaGTACCCTAACCACACCCGTCCCGCATGCGTGTGATCGTGCGTAAGAGAAGCGGTGtttgcctctcctcctccgtctctctccgttCGCGTTTCTCTCCGTGCGCCAACAAGGGCTGGCTCAACACACAAAAGAGGTGAACTCTTCACGCGCGCAGACGTGCATGTGCAGTGGAGAGGACACCTGTATCAACTTGGCTCGTATGtttgcttctctctcgcaGCATACCTGCCCACTCTTTTAAAGGCACGCAGCGCTTCTGGACGCTGACAAGCGACACTATTGACGCCTCGTCCGACGGTCGCGTTCCTGAGAGCTCCCCACTGTACCATTCCAAGCGCACCCAAACGCGAGTTGTCTTCCCACTCGGTCCGCTGAGAATGCTGTCTTCGATATTTTTCACTTTCTCGCCTCTTCCATACCACCTTGATTTCcgactccctccctcccccaacctTCATTCCGTCGCAGGTGGCTCAAGATCTGCGAAGAATCGCTAAATCGCCTCCGCAGTCGACGGATACCTCCCGGTGTATGCACCACGCACATATACGCTCTTGTGTCACTCACACCACTTATCCGCGCTGCGATGCCGTTTTGTTTGGCTGAGCTAAAGAACGTGTTCTTCGACGCCCTCACCGGCTGCCCACCAGACGCGCCACAGCAGACGAGAGACATGGCGGTGACCGTGGCCGGCGCGTCTCTCTTCGCTGGATCGTGGCAACCGCTGGAGGCAACAcgtgtgccggtgcgcgcCTACCTGCGCGGGACAGGCGAGCTCGATACGGAGGACTCATGCAGGAGATCTGTGGTGCGCGTCGTGGATGCGGCGATGAACGATCTGCTCAACGACGATGCCGTGAACGCGTTTATCGGAGCCAGGGCGTGCGAGTCGGCCGACGTCGTTGGAGCATGTGAGCACATCTTGCGCAAGTACCTCCTTTGGATCCTGGATGGCTACTTGCACTACGACGGGACGGTCCAGTGCCCCTTCTACGATGCACTCAAGAGTACGGTGTGCGCGTTTTCGCTGGAGTGGGGTCAGACGTTTGGGCCGATGTTTGCGGAGGCGCAAAGCCCGGACGAGTTCTTCAACGTTTTGGTCACGCGCGGCGCACTGCACCACGCCACTGCCATGGCGACGAACCCCGACGACGCGAAGGTGCGTATGGTGACCGCCATGTCTATTCAGGTCTTTCTGATGGCCAAGACGTACTCGCCAAATACGCCGTTTCCGTCACAATTCGCGCTCTGAAATTGCTTTCGCCAGGTCAGGGGTCACGACGGTATCGCCCCGTCTTGCTGTCGTGTTCGCTttcgctcttctccccttGTCTCGTACGTCGCTCTTCCGCGGGCACCCGGTCGACAATTCCTGTCGAGTTTCTCAAGTATTCGTGTGAAGGTGCCTCCCTTTTCACCGCGCGTGCCGTTTTcctgcctcctctcttctcagCACCCGCCGTCTGTGCCTGCCTGCATCGTGAACAGGATGCGCACCCATGTCTCGGAGAAAAACGGAGCGATGGCATTGCGTGTGTCGTACACATGGCGTCACTGTGGGCTGGTGGCTGAAAGACGTGATGTGtacttctctttctctctccccctcttcctctttcctctccagcgcacgcacatctGAACTGGCGTGCGGGACGTACACACCTGCCCAAGAACGCAAGTCACGAGGCACCGTTTAACGCATGGAATCGAAGGTGATTACGTTGCTTACTTCACGGCCACTGTTGACCGTGGCTGAGGCGGCCATGGAGCTTGGGCTGGCTCATAGAGAAGTGCAACGGATCTTCGCCTCCGTCGCTGCATCACACGAGGGCGTCTACACACTACTGTCCAGCTCGGTCAAGGAAGCAGcccacggcagcgccacggcggttGTATTGCGCAAGGCAGATCGCCTCGAGGAAGACGCCTCCGCGTACGCACTCCTATCCTTGACATACCCCACGAATATGTCAGCGTCGTCACTTCCGGTGCAGTTGCATCCCTGCAGAGAGGTATCGCTGCGCACGTATCCATTAGTTGCAAGGGGCGACATGGAAAcccgcgctgccgcgacaGCTCCgcctgtcgccgccgctgtgccaACGGCAACGGAGCTGACAAGAACAGAAGGCATTAAAcctgcggcggcatcgtTGTCTGTTGCTACTGCAGTCGCACTGACAATACCCCCACTAGCGCAGGACGAACCGCCTCGAAGCACGCCGGCCCCTGCGACTGTGACACTTCCCAAGgaagagacggcggcgcgaacgccgtcgccgaaGCCGACTCTCTTCGATAAGATGAAGCAGGGGGCGGCGGCTACAAGGCGCCCTcgcacggaggaggcgtccTCTAAACCGCTGCGTCAACCAGCGAAACCGAAAAAAGTGGCGAAGACGGAGAACACGACGAGTTTGGCCAAGCTGGCGCGTGcgtcgaggaggaagagcggTGGCCCctctgcagccgcaggcgccagcaccgcgccGTCCTCTGTGCGCTTtctcgacgacgacgaggatgcgACGACTCACTTTGGCCAGaacgagagcagcagcagcagccattCAGAGGCCATCGCGAAGGAAGAGCTGCCCATCTTTGACGTGGTCGAGGTGCCTGCCTCAAACGACGAGGTTATCATGTGTGACGACGCCCCACCGCTCGCATTCCgcccagcagcgcagcgactCTCTCCACTGATACCAACTCCTACCAAGAAGGGGCCTCTGGCCAAGAAGGCGACCTCagccgcagtggcggcagagaCAGGTGCAGCACAGTGCAAGCTTAGCACCTTCTTCaacgtcgctgtcgtcgagTTCCAGAAAGCGTACGTGCGCGAGATGCAGACGGAAATGAAGGTGGAAAACGGCGAGTTTGTCTGCTGTGATGTACCCCGTTACAAGCACAGCGCCACAGGAGAGGTGATTAGTGAGGGCGAGTATCACCAGCGCACCGCGGCGTTGGTCCGAAGCAAGTCGCAAGACTCCGCCGGAAGCACCCCGAATCAGAAGTCCGCCGGCGCCTCTGTCGAGTCACCACCGTAcccggctgcagcgccgaaGACGGGTTCGCGAGGCACTCCACAGAGGTCGGCGACGCAAGAGaaaacggcagcggcgccggccaAGACGCTTCACTCCTTCTTCAAGACTTCCTCGACCTGAAAAGGACGGTGTACGTGTGCGGTGGTGTTTCTTAGGTcgtctttttctttttttttgaggaGGAACGTAGTCCTCTGCGCAGGTGCAACGGTCATCCATTCGGAGAAGAGGCGAGCTGTGTGTAACAGGAGAGCCTTGCTGGCTGATCGCATTTTTCACAACTATCTGGTATGCTGAGGTGTGCCTGTGAAGCAGTTTACTAGGCAGCAGTGGTCTGTTTGCGTGAAGGGCGGCCTCCACTCCTGCtgtcctctccttctccctcaaGGGACTGGGCCCCGTGCGAGAGCGCACAACTCCTTCACGGCACCCCCTGCGTCTTTTTCGTATCTCCGTTCCCCTGCACCATCATAGAGGCAAAcgcccctgccgctgcgccagcacacacacacacgtgcacgcagtCGGCATCCATAGAGTTTTTTTCGTGCTGTTGTTTCCAAGGTTTGCACAAGAGGGGAAAGAACAACGTAAAACTGCGGTGATGTGCGCCACACGTGAGCTGGCATGACGTCCCGCCGTGCGTTGCACGGCGTTTCATTTACGCCGTTCcgctctcctcgccttcccACCCCGTATTTTTCTCCGTTCGCTTATGTATGCATCACGTTGGGACACAAAAGAGACGCGATGTCCCTCTGTGGCTAACGCAAAAGGCCCCTTCCCTGCCCTTACTGTGGTGGGTGAGGGAGCAGCTTgtgctctttctctctctctgtaggCATTGGAGAAGCACAACCGCGATGACATGGAACAGTGCCGTTGCGTTGGGGCCAAGTCTCCCCTTCGTCCTCTTCGACAAGCGCGCCCAGCCGCGTGCGAACTGGCAAGAGGTGCTGAGGCGCACATATTTTCCCCGCGTGCACTGCAAGAATCCTTTTCACAACCTCCATGGTCTGCATGACGGATTCGCCCCCCTATCTTTCCCCCTGTACTTCTTCATCGTCCTCCTTTactgcgctgcaggcgcctGGATGCAGTACGAAACGTATGCACAGGACTATCGTTGCCTGTCCTTTGCTTGCACCGTACTTTAGTTCCTTGGGTGTGCTCTCGCCGAGGGTGCGCAGACATTGCCTTCTGTGCTCGTTCAGTTTCTTTCTGTAGGCGGAGGGCGCTctcagcggcgctgcggacgCCGCACGCCCCGCGGAATGAGCAAGCAAGTTCTTCAATCCCTTCCGCTGGCTAAGGGGAAGGACATCCACAGCCGAATGGCAAAGTTGGCACTCTACAAGGAGTGTCTCGCCCTGGCGTACCTTGTGCGCAACAAGTTGGTTCGCGAGCACACGCTGCGGGAGGTGCGTGAGAAGTggctcgagcaccgcggcgacggcggtcaCACCTTGCAACTCCAGCTGGCCAGCTGCCTGGATAGAATCGCGTACGGCCGCATGTGCCACTCAAAGGCgcgtcagcgcctcctccccaaTGCGAGCGAATCGTACGACTGGGGGGTGGTGAACCCGATGGAGAATCACGAGAAGTTGATTCGCCGCCGAGAGGAGCGGCAATGCCCGGACGCTTTTAACCACAGTCGCGGTAAGCGCGACTTTGTACCCATGTCAAATTGGGGTTACGGCAACATGGACCCGGATGCGATTGCGAAACACAAGGAGCTGACCGATCGGCAGCACTTCATTGGGCCCCATTGGCGCGATCGGCCGAAGCCGATGGTCCTCGAGGACCTGAGCTTTGAGGAGGAGCTCTATGTTCACTTTCAAGGAAAGCCCAAGATGCGGAAAACGCCCAAAAAGCACTTCTGATGTCGCTGCGTGggttcgtgtgtgcgtgcgtgcagccCCAGGGCCGACCCTGTACCTGTGATCCTGCGCATCACTGCTGCAGAGAAGCATGAGGGTGTGGCCGAGGAGCCATCTCGGTGCCATGCCGACACCCGCCTTCCTTCTCGTcagtctttttttttcacttgTGCAGAGGTTCTTGTTTTGCGCGCCTTCACAGAGCAGAGCTCCACTGACACTGCTCTTCGGCTGGGTAgtgacgcacacacccacatgCGCATCGCAGGACACCCTTCGATATTATCCCTCAATGCTTCTCCTGTCCTTCATGTGGGATgacccctccttctccctctcgtcaCTGCAGGGTGAGAACCGCCAGATGAGCCGTGTACAAGCAAGCAAGCGGTTTGAAGTGCAAGGCTGGAAAGGGGGCAGGAGCGTCAGGAGCCTGCATTGCGTGCCAGTAATAtgctgcccctctccttccctccctccgttcACTCCGGCTCGTCTTTTGCCGGTGTGTCGAAttggcggtggcgtggcTATGGGAGTGCTCCGCCAAGAGTGTCGCCACGGCGCACCACaactctcgctctcctctctaTTTCTCTGTCACTACCCTTACCGCCCATACTCCCTCATCCTCATCTACCTTATTCTTTCACGCGATACAAGTCG
The window above is part of the Leishmania mexicana MHOM/GT/2001/U1103 complete genome, chromosome 33 genome. Proteins encoded here:
- a CDS encoding protein serine/threonine phosphatase, putativee — its product is MNLDAWEEKVRLVQPLEMKEMQLLLRTAVNLLIEESNVQVVHLPVTICGDIHGQFLDLLRLFEVAGEIRRETGSMNYIFLGDLVDRGRNSVEVLTFLLIMKLKYPHKITLIRGNHETRQVTTMYGFYDECAEKYGTVEIWKLCTEVFDCMPIAALIEGKSLCIHGGLSPEIRAVDQIRLLNRRQEIPNEGPFSDLVWSDPENVDGWVVSQRGAGFLFGASVAQEFIHRNRLNLIARAHQLVHEGFKYHFDEEYLCTVWSAPNYCYRCGNLASVLRIYGDHSREFVVFKEVEAQIAISDEPRTKEPAYFL